Genomic window (Flavobacteriales bacterium):
TGTGGGACGCCGCCCAACGTCCGTTGGAGCTGCAAGATGGGGTGAGGCCCGATGCGCTCGACCTCATCTCGCCTGCCGCATTCCTGCTGCCTGACACGCTTCTCACCACTGCGGTGGATGGGCATCCGTTGCTGGTGCAATCGCTCGCAAGGATCGACCAGCTGGAAGTGGACCGCCGCCTGCGCAGCGAATACCTGAAGCCTTCGCTCGATGTGAAGTACCAATGGCTGGGGAACGCAGGAGTCGCTGGCACCGATGACGGTGCCCGCCTCTCGGGCAATGGCCGATTGGTTGGCGTGGGCTTCAGCATGCCGTTGCTGCTTCGACGGGAGCGCGGCGAATTGGCCATGGCACGCCTGCGCCTTTCCGATGCGGGCCTCGCCGTGGACCGTGATCGCCAGGTGATCCGCAACCGGATCCGCGAGCGCGCCAACGACATCGCAGTGCTGCGCCAGCAGGCGGACCTTGGCGCGGGCATGGTGCTGAACAACGAGCGCCTGCTCAATGGCGAGAACCAGCGCTTCGCCGCCGGCGAGAGCTCGCTCTTCCTTGTGAACGCCCGCGAAGTGCCGCTCATCGATGCGCGCATCCGCCAAGTGGAGCTTGAAGCGCGTTTGCGGAAAGCCTTCTTCGCGCTCGATCACGAGGCGGGCACGCTCTGGAACGCTTGGACGCGCTAGAACCATCGCCATGATACACCTCACCATCCAGACCCGCACCGTCGAATCCGCCGAACGGCTGGCCATGCACCTCATTGAGCGGCAGCTGATCCAGTTCGCGACGCTCGACACCGACCATGAGGAGCTCCTGCTCGTCAACGGCGAATTGCGGCGAGACAAGCAGCTGCTGCTGCAGGGCATGACCAAGGCGCTGCTCTACCGCGAGGTGGAAGCGGCCTCTTACGAATTGCTTGGCGACGATATCGTGCGCATCCATGCCACGCCCATAACGCACATGGATCCTGTGGCGCAGCGCACCTTATTGGAGCAGGTCGCAAAGGTTTGAAGCCATGGACAGCAGATCGATCCTCCTCATGCTCTTGCTCGCGCTGCCTCTCGCGAGCGGCGCGCAATTCAGCAATCGGCTCGATGCCGTGCAGTGGGTGCAGCAGGGCGACATGCAGCTGCGCCTCGGCAACAGCGAGCAGGCGCTGCGGCTCTACACCATGGCTGTTGAGACCGACCGCGGCTTCGCGGATGCCTATATGAAGCGCGCGGCACTCTACGAGCGCCTCGGCCAGCCGCAGATGGCCATGGCCGACATCAACCGCGCCCTCGAGCTGAATCCATACAGCGAATACATCCTCGACCGCCGAGCCAAGGTGAAGCTCCTGATGAACGACGTGAAGGGCGCAGAGGAGGATTGGAGCGCGGCCATTCGGTTGCATCCGTACGACAACCTGTTGCGCGAGAGCCGCATCGATGCGTGGCTTGCGGCCGGCGAGGTGGAGCGCGCCATCGAGCAGCTCGACTCGCTGCTCATGGACAAGCCCAAGGACGTGCTGCTCTTGCTCAAGCGCGGTTCGGCCAGCTTGCAACAGGATGACCCAAGGGAAGCGTTGTCCAGCTTCGATGCGGCCAAGCGCCAGTCGCCGCGCCTGGCCATCGCGCACGACCTGCGCGGAGTGGCCCTCATGCGCCTCAGGCTCTGGAAGGAGGCGCTCGCAGCACTCGATAGTGCCGTGCTCTTGGATCCCTATTTCGACCTCGCGCATTTCAACCGGGGACTCGTGCATCGGCAACTCGGCAACGAGCAGCAAGCTCGAGCCGACATGGACAAAGCGCTCGCGTTGGCCTCTGATCGGCCGCACATCTTCTTCCAGCGAGCACTGCTGCGCAAGGAGGATGGCGACCTCGTGGGCGCTCGCGAGGATTACGATCGCGCCTTGGAACTCGATCCCGGTTACCTCGAAGCGCAATACAACCGGGCTTTCGTGCGCAAGCAGCTCGGCGACCATGCGGGAGCCTTCGCCGATGCTGAAGAAGCACTGGAAAGCGCACCGGATGATGCCGATGCGTGGAACATGAAGGGCAGCATCCACTTGCTCTACGGCGAATTCTCGCGTGCCATCGAGTGCTTTGACCGGGCGATCCAGCTCGACGACAGGCACTCCAAGGCCTACTTCAACCGCGCAATGGCCGAGCACATGACCTATAGGCCGGATCGAGGATGCGATGACCTGCGGCGCAGCGCGCAATTGGGAAACGAGAAGGCGCTCGACGCCATGGGCTATTTCTGCGCGAATTGAGGGCTCAGCGATGCGCCATCAGGGCGCGCATGCCGGCGATCAGCCGGTCGAGGCCAGCATCACGGTCAGCATCGGAAGGCCGCATGGCGCGCAATCGCGCGCATGAAGCACCCAGCCCGTCAGGATCCAGCGCATCGAGCTGCGGGCGCAACGAATGCAGCACGCGCAGCACCTTCTCATGATCATTCGCCGCGCGTGCGGTCTCCAATGCCTCGATGCGTTCGGGTGCTTGGCGCATGAAGAGCGCGAGCACCATGGGGTCGGGCGAAAGAGCTTCTTTTCCTGCTGCAGGCGCTGGAGCCTCGGATGACGGAGCCGCTGGCGGCGCTGCGCGCTGCGCTTCCATTCGGCTCGCCAAGCCCTTCATCTCCTCGGCCATTTCGGCGATGCGGGCTTGGAAGACGCTCAGCTCCCGGCGAACCTGTTCCATGGCGCGGCGGTGGCCGCGGCGCAGGACGAGGATGGCAGTCAGCAGGAGAACGATTCCGATGGAACCAACAGCGATGATCGCCATCTCACGCTGCGCGATGGTCTGCTGGGCTTGGCCTAGCGCATCGCGAGAGGCGGATGCGCTATGCTCGTGCAGGGCAATGAGGCTGTCTAGTTCATGCTGATGCCCGCGGCTCATTTCACCGGCTTCCTCCGCCGCATCCCTGAGGTCCAGCTCACGCCCCTCGCGCCACAAGGCGATGATGGTCACGGCTTCATTGAGCGCGCGCTTATCGTCACCGGCGGAACGATAACGCTCCATCAGCCTCGTGCGCACTGCGGCTCCCCGCCAAGGGTCCCGCAGGGAATCCGATAGCAATGCGGCATCTCGAAGGATGGCGAGTGCTTCCTTTCCCTTCAGCGATGCTGCAATGCGCATGCGCTCATCGATCGATCGTGCGACGTCACCGGCCGAATCGATGCGCGCGAGTTCGGCGGCAACCGCTGCCTTGGTCGGGCGTTGCGCTCCGTTCCGTGCTGAGCGCGATTGGGCGGACGTTTCCCCTGCGAGGACGAGAACAAGGACGATGACCGCAAGGCGGAGCATGATGCGAAGCTAGGCCTGGGCTTTCAGCACGAAGCGCGCGGTGGTGCGGCTGCGCTGCTCCAGCATCACCTCTTTGCCCTCAAGGAGCTTGGCCAAGGTGGGCTCATCGTAATGCCGCACGGTCACTAGCTCGCAGCCCTCGTTGTAGCGCACCTCGTACTCAGCGCGCAGTTCCTCGATCAGGCCTCGGCTGCGCGGCGTGTCATCAACGGCCACGCTGAAGGCCAGTGCGCTGTTCTGCATGAGGTCGATGCGCACGTTCTGCTGGGCGAATCGGGCGAAGATGCCGCTGAGGTTCCCTTCCACGATGAAGCTGAGGTCTCGCGGCGTGATGCTGATCAGCAATTGCTTCGGCTTCACGATGAAGGAGGGGATCAGCGAGTCATTCTCGCTCCGGTCATCGATGGTGGTGCCGGGAGCGTCCAGGTCGACGAAGGAGCGCACGTAGAGCGGTATGCCCTTTTTCTGCAAGGGCTGCAGGGTGCGCGGGTGGATCACGCTGGCGCCGAAGTAGCTGAGCTCGATGGCCTCGCGGTAGCTGATGTGCGAGAGGAGCTTGGTGTCGGGAAAGCGCTTCGGGTCAGCGTTGAACATGCCGGGGACGTCCTTCCAGATGGTCACGCTTTCGGCATCCAGCAAGTAAGCGAAGATCGCAGCGGAGAAGTCAGAGCCTTCGCGGCCGAGCGTAGTGGTCTGGCCATGATGACTCCTCCCGATGAAGCCTTGAGTGACGATACGTACAGGGTCCTTTCCGCTCTTCATCAGTGGTATCAGCCGGGACGCGGCAGCAGCCTTTGAAGCGCTCCAGTCCACGCGGGCCGACCGGTACAGATCATCGGTCCTGATGATATCGCGTGCATCGACCCAGGTGTTCAGCAAGCCGATGCTCATGAGGTGGTTGCTCACGATACGCGTGCTGGTCAACTCGCCCCATGAAACGATGCGGTCGTAATAGCGGTCAGGGACGCGCAGGTCCGCGTTGATGAGCCTCGCGGTGAGCGGCTTCTCAAGGGCCTCGTACAACTCAATCCCATGACGGGCCGCCTCCGTGGTAACATCATTGTTGATCCGCTTATGGAACTCGACCAGTTCATCGATGGCTTTCGCGGGGTCGCGTCCCTCCAGATCGGCCCACACCACCTCCTCCAGCGCATTCGTCGTCTTCCCCATCGCGCTCACCACGATCAGCAGGTCATCATCCGGGAAATGGGAGAGCACCTTCGCCACGTTGCGCACGCCCGCCGCGTCCTTCACGCTGGCCCCGCCGAACTTGAAGACCTTCATCCCGCGGCGAGGGTCTTGAGTTGTTCCTTGCTCACCGAGCCGTTCCACCATTCCTTCGAGAAGGAGGCGCCCAGCCGCTCGTAGAAACGGACGGCCCCTTGGTTCCAATCAAGGACTTGCCAGGTCATGCCATCGTGCTCCTTGCTCAGTGCGAATTCCGCGCAGGCACGGAATAGACCTTCACCAAGGCCTTGCCCCCTCGCAGCTTCCGTCACGACGATGTCCTCCAGGTACAGGCGGCGCCCCTTCCAGGTCGAATAGCGTTCATAGCAGACCGCCATCCCTTGCACGATGCCATCGATTTCGGCCACCCAACCAACCCAGACCGGGTCCGGCCCGAAGCCGGCATCGCGCATGTGGTCCAGCGTCACCGTCACTTCCTCCGGTGCGCGCTCGAACACGGCGAGCTCGCGCACAAGTTCGAGCATGCGCGGCACGTCAGCTGCCTTGGCGCGGCGAATGTTCGTTTCCATGCGGTGCAAAGAAACGCCCGACCGATCTTCGCCTCGGAATCGCATCATCCCCACAAGCGCTTTCGTCCACTCTACCCTGATCACATGGCCCACGTAAAGACCCTCGCCGAGTTCATCACCGAGCGGCAGCATGAATTCACCTACGCCACGGGCGAATTGAGCCAGTTGCTCACCAGCTTCCGTTTGGCTGGCAAAATGGTGAACCGTGAGGTGAACAAGGCCGGGCTGGCCGAGGATATCCTGGGCGCGCAAGGCAGCGAGAATATCCAAGGAGAGCAGCAACAGAAGCTCGATGTGTACGCGAACGGCCTTTTCATCCGATTGCTGCGAAGCCAAGGCATGGTGTGCGCCGTGGCCAGCGAGGAGAACGACGACATCGTGCACTTCGACAACGGCGGCAAATACGTGGTGGCCATGGATCCGCTCGATGGCAGCAGCAACATCGACGTGAACGTGAGCATCGGCACCATCTTCAGCATCTATCGGCGCGTGAGCACGGGTGACAAGGCCACGATGGAGGACTTCATGCAGCGGGGCACCGCGCAAGTGGCTGCAGGCTACATCATCTATGGCAGCAGCACCATGCTGGTGTACACGACGGGC
Coding sequences:
- a CDS encoding aspartate kinase; the encoded protein is MKVFKFGGASVKDAAGVRNVAKVLSHFPDDDLLIVVSAMGKTTNALEEVVWADLEGRDPAKAIDELVEFHKRINNDVTTEAARHGIELYEALEKPLTARLINADLRVPDRYYDRIVSWGELTSTRIVSNHLMSIGLLNTWVDARDIIRTDDLYRSARVDWSASKAAAASRLIPLMKSGKDPVRIVTQGFIGRSHHGQTTTLGREGSDFSAAIFAYLLDAESVTIWKDVPGMFNADPKRFPDTKLLSHISYREAIELSYFGASVIHPRTLQPLQKKGIPLYVRSFVDLDAPGTTIDDRSENDSLIPSFIVKPKQLLISITPRDLSFIVEGNLSGIFARFAQQNVRIDLMQNSALAFSVAVDDTPRSRGLIEELRAEYEVRYNEGCELVTVRHYDEPTLAKLLEGKEVMLEQRSRTTARFVLKAQA
- a CDS encoding tetratricopeptide repeat protein, which codes for MDSRSILLMLLLALPLASGAQFSNRLDAVQWVQQGDMQLRLGNSEQALRLYTMAVETDRGFADAYMKRAALYERLGQPQMAMADINRALELNPYSEYILDRRAKVKLLMNDVKGAEEDWSAAIRLHPYDNLLRESRIDAWLAAGEVERAIEQLDSLLMDKPKDVLLLLKRGSASLQQDDPREALSSFDAAKRQSPRLAIAHDLRGVALMRLRLWKEALAALDSAVLLDPYFDLAHFNRGLVHRQLGNEQQARADMDKALALASDRPHIFFQRALLRKEDGDLVGAREDYDRALELDPGYLEAQYNRAFVRKQLGDHAGAFADAEEALESAPDDADAWNMKGSIHLLYGEFSRAIECFDRAIQLDDRHSKAYFNRAMAEHMTYRPDRGCDDLRRSAQLGNEKALDAMGYFCAN
- a CDS encoding GNAT family N-acetyltransferase, encoding METNIRRAKAADVPRMLELVRELAVFERAPEEVTVTLDHMRDAGFGPDPVWVGWVAEIDGIVQGMAVCYERYSTWKGRRLYLEDIVVTEAARGQGLGEGLFRACAEFALSKEHDGMTWQVLDWNQGAVRFYERLGASFSKEWWNGSVSKEQLKTLAAG
- the fbp gene encoding class 1 fructose-bisphosphatase, whose protein sequence is MAHVKTLAEFITERQHEFTYATGELSQLLTSFRLAGKMVNREVNKAGLAEDILGAQGSENIQGEQQQKLDVYANGLFIRLLRSQGMVCAVASEENDDIVHFDNGGKYVVAMDPLDGSSNIDVNVSIGTIFSIYRRVSTGDKATMEDFMQRGTAQVAAGYIIYGSSTMLVYTTGHGVNGFTLDPSIGTFCLSHPDMKTPADGKIFSVNEGNLHDFDPGVQRYIDACKKQKMSARYIGSLVADFHRNLMKGGIYLYPATAKSPQGKLRLLYEANPLAYLVEQAGGAATNGTTRILDLKPTGLHQRCPLFIGSKNMVEGAMKA